A region of uncultured Draconibacterium sp. DNA encodes the following proteins:
- a CDS encoding alpha/beta hydrolase produces the protein MVLFNSILKHFYISFLVVVLLLVCKILNAQNADSQVIFASRQLPGQADVNAKQNKDNTNTAGEVKRIQKNTNDPKILPTIANLHYGSHERQVLDFYQANSNKPTPLVIWIHGGGWVSGDKKNVYGLQKYLEAGISVISINYRYSWQAQLAGVMPPVEWPLEDAVRALQFARSKATEWNIDKERIAASGSSAGASSSLYLAFHDDMADSESSDPIARESTRLWCAGVRHPQTSLDPQQMIEWTPNSKYGGHAFGFMDPNDLKSRDTRFAEFLAKRDSILPWIKMYSPYEHVSKDDPPIYMLYRFAPAIGMDQKDPTHTANFGLKLQEHCQEKGVECELVYPEKPNVIHEDFPEFIIEKLKE, from the coding sequence ATGGTATTATTCAATAGCATCTTAAAGCACTTTTATATTAGTTTTCTGGTAGTGGTATTGTTGCTCGTTTGTAAGATTTTGAATGCGCAGAATGCTGATAGTCAGGTGATATTTGCCAGTCGGCAATTGCCGGGCCAGGCTGATGTTAACGCAAAACAAAACAAAGATAATACCAATACAGCTGGCGAAGTTAAAAGGATTCAGAAGAACACGAATGATCCGAAAATACTGCCGACTATTGCAAATCTACACTATGGATCGCATGAACGGCAGGTTTTGGATTTTTACCAAGCGAATTCCAATAAACCAACACCGCTTGTAATTTGGATTCACGGTGGTGGCTGGGTGAGTGGCGATAAAAAAAATGTGTATGGTTTGCAAAAATACCTCGAAGCCGGTATTTCGGTTATATCCATCAATTATCGTTACTCCTGGCAGGCTCAACTCGCAGGAGTTATGCCGCCGGTAGAATGGCCGCTTGAAGATGCTGTTCGCGCCCTCCAATTTGCACGGAGCAAGGCAACGGAATGGAACATCGATAAAGAACGGATTGCGGCGAGTGGAAGCTCGGCCGGAGCAAGTTCCAGTTTGTACCTGGCTTTTCACGATGATATGGCCGATTCCGAGAGCAGTGATCCCATAGCACGAGAATCTACCCGGCTTTGGTGCGCCGGAGTTCGGCATCCGCAAACTTCGCTCGACCCGCAACAAATGATTGAGTGGACCCCAAACAGCAAATATGGGGGGCATGCCTTTGGTTTTATGGATCCCAATGATCTAAAATCAAGAGATACCCGTTTTGCCGAGTTTCTGGCGAAACGCGATTCGATCCTACCGTGGATAAAGATGTATTCTCCCTACGAACATGTGAGTAAAGATGATCCGCCAATATATATGCTTTACCGCTTTGCACCTGCTATTGGGATGGACCAGAAAGACCCAACTCACACGGCTAATTTTGGTCTTAAACTTCAGGAACATTGTCAGGAAAAGGGAGTGGAGTGTGAGCTTGTTTACCCCGAAAAACCAAATGTAATTCACGAAGATTTTCCGGAATTTATAATTGAAAAACTAAAAGAATAA
- a CDS encoding YhcH/YjgK/YiaL family protein, with protein MNSISIKGNSIQSPFQAKPDESINMEQFKAHYKKFPERWNTTFKFLTETDLKSLPIGRIDLSDDVYAAVSEYETKNPEDAKFESHQKYIDLQYLISGEEQIGLTNEKSMPVNQAYSEEKDITFYNYSGGKLLTADPSRYFIFFPSDKHRPCIKIGEKGMVKKVVMKIKSD; from the coding sequence ATGAACTCAATATCAATTAAAGGGAACTCAATACAAAGCCCGTTTCAAGCAAAACCCGATGAATCCATTAATATGGAACAATTTAAGGCGCACTACAAAAAATTCCCTGAAAGGTGGAATACAACTTTCAAATTTCTAACAGAAACAGATTTGAAATCCCTGCCAATAGGCCGCATCGACTTATCCGATGATGTGTATGCTGCAGTTAGTGAATATGAAACAAAAAATCCTGAGGATGCCAAATTTGAATCGCATCAGAAGTACATCGATTTGCAGTACCTGATTTCGGGAGAAGAACAAATTGGGCTGACAAATGAGAAATCGATGCCGGTAAACCAAGCTTATTCAGAAGAAAAAGATATTACATTCTATAATTACAGCGGGGGCAAACTGTTGACAGCTGATCCATCGCGTTATTTCATCTTTTTTCCCAGCGATAAACACAGGCCTTGTATTAAAATCGGAGAAAAAGGAATGGTAAAAAAAGTAGTGATGAAAATAAAATCTGATTAG
- a CDS encoding LacI family DNA-binding transcriptional regulator, which yields MSNEKRTSIKDLAASLGVSTALVSFVLNGKAKQHRISEEMAQRVIKKAKEMNYSPNLVAKNLRGGKSQLIGVLVTDISNPFYSTISRIIEDRANELNYTVLFSSSDENLESTKRLIRVLLNKGVEGLIVVPCDGSKEVIKELCGDKMPLVLVDRHFPDVKVGYSVLNNFKATELITRHLIENGYKRISVITYETKMSHIQERVRGYEETMRNAGLADYINVNRIDLSNPRSEMHETLKRLLKAKTDAVVCLTNMLSINGIYCLKEMKVRIPEDIAFVGFNRSDVFNLLENPITYIKQPHEKIAVEAVNILVDKMNNDNTSGKGFIAEPELVIQSSTPKKNVLSRLD from the coding sequence ATGTCAAACGAAAAAAGAACATCAATAAAAGATTTGGCAGCCTCATTGGGGGTTTCTACAGCATTGGTTTCCTTTGTTTTAAACGGGAAGGCCAAGCAACACCGAATTAGTGAGGAAATGGCACAACGTGTCATCAAAAAAGCTAAGGAGATGAATTATTCTCCCAACCTGGTTGCAAAGAACTTACGGGGAGGGAAATCACAACTTATAGGTGTTTTGGTTACCGATATATCCAATCCTTTTTACTCAACCATATCCAGAATTATTGAAGACAGAGCCAACGAACTCAACTATACGGTTTTGTTCAGTAGTTCGGACGAGAATTTGGAAAGTACGAAAAGACTTATAAGGGTATTGTTAAACAAAGGAGTTGAAGGATTAATTGTTGTTCCTTGTGATGGTTCTAAAGAAGTCATTAAAGAACTCTGCGGTGACAAAATGCCGCTTGTACTTGTCGACAGGCATTTCCCTGATGTAAAAGTAGGATATTCCGTGTTGAACAATTTCAAAGCAACAGAACTAATAACCCGGCATTTAATTGAAAATGGTTACAAACGAATTTCGGTGATTACTTATGAAACAAAAATGAGCCACATACAAGAACGTGTACGGGGCTATGAAGAAACAATGCGCAATGCCGGTTTAGCTGACTATATAAATGTTAATCGGATAGATTTATCCAATCCGCGGTCGGAAATGCACGAGACATTAAAACGATTGTTAAAAGCGAAAACGGATGCTGTGGTTTGTTTAACCAATATGCTATCAATAAATGGGATATACTGTTTAAAGGAAATGAAAGTAAGGATTCCGGAAGATATAGCGTTTGTTGGGTTTAACCGAAGTGACGTTTTTAATTTACTTGAAAATCCCATCACATATATTAAACAACCTCATGAAAAAATTGCCGTTGAAGCGGTTAATATTTTAGTAGATAAGATGAATAATGATAATACCTCAGGGAAAGGGTTTATTGCTGAGCCGGAACTGGTAATTCAAAGTTCAACCCCTAAAAAGAATGTGCTTAGCAGACTTGATTAA
- a CDS encoding dihydrodipicolinate synthase family protein, giving the protein MNQKLQGIVPPLVTPLLDNNTLDIEGLERLIEHVIQGGVHGIFILGTTGEGPSLSFNLQTEMIIESGRILNKRLPLLVGISHTSIVESIHLTQIAYEAGADAVVSAPPYYFTTSQTELAGFYETLIPQLKLPLYLYNMPGMTKMSFAPSTVKRIAQNDKVIGFKDSSANGTYFQSVMHEMRDRKDFSFFVGPEEMMAEAVMLGADGGVNGGANIFPKLYVDLYNAASAGNMREVRKLQAKVMQISSLIYNVGQYSSSYLMGVKCALSVLGICKNILAQPFSNFKSEQEENISKAIADLKLFHSETQKS; this is encoded by the coding sequence ATGAATCAAAAATTACAAGGAATAGTACCGCCATTAGTAACACCTTTATTAGATAACAATACCCTGGATATTGAAGGCTTGGAGAGATTAATTGAGCATGTTATTCAAGGAGGCGTGCATGGTATTTTTATACTTGGAACAACGGGTGAAGGACCCAGCCTGAGTTTCAACCTGCAAACGGAAATGATAATAGAATCCGGCCGGATTCTGAATAAAAGACTGCCACTTTTGGTTGGTATATCGCACACTTCCATTGTTGAAAGTATTCATTTGACTCAGATCGCCTATGAAGCCGGAGCTGATGCAGTGGTTTCTGCTCCGCCTTATTATTTCACGACTTCCCAAACCGAGCTGGCTGGGTTTTACGAAACCTTAATTCCGCAATTGAAACTTCCGCTTTACCTCTATAATATGCCGGGGATGACCAAAATGTCGTTCGCGCCATCAACGGTAAAACGAATTGCACAGAATGATAAAGTTATTGGTTTTAAAGACAGTTCTGCCAACGGGACTTATTTTCAATCGGTTATGCATGAAATGCGTGACCGAAAAGATTTTTCATTTTTTGTGGGACCGGAAGAGATGATGGCCGAAGCAGTAATGTTAGGAGCAGACGGTGGCGTAAATGGGGGGGCGAATATTTTTCCAAAGCTTTATGTCGACTTATATAACGCAGCTTCTGCGGGAAATATGCGAGAAGTCAGAAAGTTGCAGGCTAAAGTGATGCAGATCTCTTCATTAATATATAATGTAGGGCAGTATAGCTCGAGTTACTTGATGGGAGTAAAATGTGCGCTTTCCGTTTTAGGTATTTGCAAAAATATTTTGGCACAACCATTCAGTAATTTCAAAAGTGAACAAGAGGAAAATATTTCAAAAGCAATTGCAGATCTCAAATTATTTCATTCGGAAACACAAAAGTCTTAA
- a CDS encoding VCBS repeat-containing protein — protein sequence MRNLKFLNLAIFIVFTFCSTAQKADDIRVKYNNPDLIVNLGTGLWGTPIPVDYDEDGLIDIIMSCPDTPYKGLYYYKNIGTVEDPLFDVSIKLADVAYKNIQASYAKGELHVFRKEIEYKNFKENIYSEPDTIKVDVLPKDDFQKVRSNLWSYVDFDNDGDLDLINGIDDWYEYGWDNAYDENGNWTNGPLRGFVYYIENQNGKYINKGKIQAGNQSLETYGAPGANMADFDNDGLADLICGEFVDKLTFFKNIGSASKPKFSEGQILKDTRGNSIRLHVQMITPTAIDFNKDGFIDLLVGDEDGSVAYLKNTGKTKNNTPVFEPMVYLKQKADNLKFGALSTPYSVDWDNDGDEDIICGNSAGNISFIENLSGGKNPKWNAPVLLKTKGKDIRILAGNNGSIQGPAEEKWGYMTLSVADWDNDGRKDIIANSIFGKVIWYKNTGDLINMEGPYSVKVDWDGKPLKPVWNWWNPGPTELVTQWRTTPCAIDWNNDGLNDLVMLDYEGYLSFYERFKKDDELWLKPGKRIFYENKEGNSELLQLTDGIAGRSGRRKLCLVDWNNDGRTDLIVNTNKGNAGYYENTRQKGNTAYFENKGNISDIILSGHTTSPTPIDWDKDGKYDILLGAEDGHFYFFKNKTIK from the coding sequence ATGAGAAACTTAAAATTTTTGAACCTGGCAATTTTTATTGTTTTCACTTTTTGTTCAACAGCACAAAAAGCTGACGATATCAGGGTAAAATACAATAATCCGGATTTAATTGTAAACCTCGGAACCGGACTTTGGGGAACACCCATCCCGGTTGATTACGATGAAGACGGTCTAATTGATATTATCATGTCTTGCCCTGACACGCCATACAAAGGCTTGTATTACTACAAAAATATCGGCACAGTTGAAGATCCGCTTTTTGATGTGTCAATAAAACTCGCCGATGTTGCTTATAAAAATATCCAGGCATCGTATGCAAAAGGCGAGCTACATGTTTTTCGTAAGGAAATAGAATACAAAAACTTTAAAGAAAACATCTATTCTGAGCCGGATACAATAAAGGTTGATGTGCTGCCGAAAGACGACTTTCAAAAGGTACGTAGCAATCTCTGGAGTTACGTCGATTTCGATAACGATGGTGATTTGGACCTGATTAACGGAATTGATGATTGGTATGAATACGGCTGGGACAATGCCTACGATGAAAATGGAAACTGGACAAATGGTCCCCTGCGTGGTTTTGTTTACTACATCGAAAACCAGAACGGAAAGTACATCAACAAAGGAAAAATTCAGGCAGGAAATCAATCGTTGGAAACGTATGGCGCACCTGGTGCCAATATGGCCGATTTTGACAATGATGGTTTAGCTGATCTAATCTGCGGTGAGTTTGTGGATAAATTGACCTTTTTTAAAAATATAGGTTCAGCCTCAAAACCCAAATTTTCAGAAGGACAGATTTTAAAAGATACGCGTGGCAATTCGATTCGTTTACACGTGCAGATGATTACACCTACTGCAATTGATTTTAACAAAGACGGTTTTATTGATTTATTGGTGGGTGACGAAGATGGGAGTGTGGCTTATTTGAAAAACACGGGAAAAACCAAAAATAATACTCCTGTATTTGAGCCGATGGTTTATCTGAAACAAAAAGCAGACAACTTAAAATTCGGAGCGCTTTCAACGCCGTATTCTGTTGATTGGGACAACGATGGTGATGAGGATATAATTTGTGGGAACTCGGCCGGAAATATCAGTTTTATTGAGAACCTGAGCGGAGGGAAAAATCCCAAATGGAATGCCCCGGTCTTACTCAAAACAAAGGGCAAAGACATTCGGATTTTAGCAGGTAATAATGGTTCCATCCAGGGGCCGGCTGAAGAAAAATGGGGATACATGACTTTAAGTGTTGCCGATTGGGACAATGATGGAAGAAAAGACATAATCGCTAATTCTATTTTCGGAAAAGTAATCTGGTATAAAAATACCGGCGACCTGATAAATATGGAAGGTCCTTATTCCGTAAAAGTTGATTGGGATGGAAAACCTTTAAAACCTGTCTGGAACTGGTGGAATCCCGGACCAACCGAGTTGGTAACACAATGGAGAACCACACCTTGCGCCATCGATTGGAACAACGATGGTTTAAACGACCTCGTAATGCTGGACTATGAAGGCTATTTGAGTTTCTACGAGCGTTTCAAAAAGGATGACGAGCTGTGGTTAAAACCGGGGAAACGTATTTTTTATGAAAATAAAGAAGGAAATTCTGAATTGTTACAGTTAACTGACGGAATTGCAGGACGTTCGGGACGCCGAAAACTATGTCTGGTGGATTGGAACAACGACGGTCGAACAGATTTAATCGTGAATACCAACAAAGGCAACGCCGGGTATTACGAAAATACCAGGCAAAAAGGCAACACCGCTTATTTTGAAAACAAAGGAAACATTAGTGATATCATCCTGTCGGGCCATACCACAAGCCCTACACCAATTGATTGGGACAAGGACGGAAAGTATGACATTCTCCTCGGAGCCGAAGATGGACATTTCTATTTCTTTAAAAATAAAACCATAAAATAA
- a CDS encoding sialate O-acetylesterase has protein sequence MKKILFFLLLLPEMLLAQYSLRLPSILSDHMLLQQSAEVKFWGWADPRTTVKIVSSWSKDTIMVTASEKAKWETTVQTPAAGGPYTIDVFTKNKSITIQDVMIGELWLCSGQSNMEYSAMHGVIDAKEEITDCQNNNIRFFFVKKATAEYPQDDCYGYWKVCSPESMPWFSSVGYFFGKKLNEDLNIPIGLINSNWGGTPVETWTPLDKIDNPEKVKKEASGLKKSTGWDNTISSTYNAMIHPILKMKLAGAIWYQGEANCPNAYSYAGSLSRMIRAWREKFETSLPFYYVQIAPYLRYPIPYSAALIREQQEKVQSLDKTGMVVISDLVDDLNNIHPKYKKEVGTRLAAYALAETYGKETTKYKFATLAKQEIEKNRIRVYFNNAENGIVSKGKAIEGLEIAGSDLVFHPANGKIDSKSNTLLVAAKEVKEPLYVRYEFSNGGVGNLFDSSGLPVAPFRTDNVVFDLQQNK, from the coding sequence ATGAAGAAAATACTGTTTTTTCTGCTGTTACTCCCGGAAATGCTTTTAGCGCAGTATTCACTACGCTTACCATCCATACTAAGCGACCACATGTTGCTTCAACAAAGTGCTGAGGTTAAGTTCTGGGGGTGGGCTGATCCGCGAACGACTGTAAAGATCGTCTCATCCTGGAGTAAGGATACAATAATGGTAACAGCAAGTGAAAAAGCCAAATGGGAAACGACCGTTCAAACGCCGGCTGCCGGAGGACCCTACACTATTGATGTGTTTACAAAGAATAAAAGCATCACTATTCAGGACGTGATGATTGGCGAACTATGGCTGTGTTCGGGACAATCAAACATGGAATATAGTGCCATGCATGGTGTTATTGATGCGAAGGAGGAAATAACGGATTGTCAGAATAATAACATCCGGTTCTTTTTTGTAAAAAAAGCTACCGCCGAATACCCTCAGGACGACTGTTACGGATATTGGAAAGTGTGCAGTCCCGAAAGTATGCCCTGGTTTAGTTCTGTGGGATACTTCTTTGGAAAAAAACTTAACGAGGATCTGAATATTCCTATTGGATTAATTAATTCCAACTGGGGAGGAACGCCAGTTGAAACATGGACTCCTCTTGATAAAATTGATAATCCGGAGAAGGTAAAAAAGGAAGCAAGTGGTTTGAAAAAAAGTACCGGGTGGGACAATACAATCAGTTCTACCTACAATGCGATGATACACCCAATACTTAAAATGAAGCTTGCTGGTGCCATCTGGTATCAGGGCGAGGCAAATTGCCCGAATGCATATTCTTACGCCGGGTCGCTGAGCCGAATGATTCGCGCCTGGAGAGAAAAATTTGAAACCAGTCTGCCATTTTATTACGTGCAAATTGCGCCTTATTTGAGGTACCCGATTCCTTACAGTGCTGCGCTTATTCGTGAGCAACAGGAAAAGGTCCAATCACTTGACAAAACAGGAATGGTTGTTATTTCCGATTTGGTGGATGACCTGAATAACATTCATCCGAAATACAAAAAGGAAGTGGGGACCAGGTTGGCTGCTTATGCTTTGGCAGAAACCTATGGAAAGGAAACAACGAAATACAAATTTGCCACACTGGCAAAACAGGAAATTGAGAAGAATCGAATCAGGGTTTATTTTAACAATGCTGAAAATGGTATCGTGTCTAAAGGTAAGGCAATTGAAGGATTGGAAATAGCTGGTTCTGATTTGGTTTTCCATCCTGCAAACGGAAAAATTGATTCCAAATCAAACACTTTACTTGTAGCAGCAAAGGAAGTAAAAGAACCACTTTATGTTCGTTATGAATTCAGTAATGGGGGTGTTGGGAACTTGTTCGATTCGTCAGGACTCCCGGTAGCACCTTTCAGAACGGATAATGTGGTGTTCGATTTGCAACAAAATAAATAA